A genomic window from Slackia heliotrinireducens DSM 20476 includes:
- a CDS encoding acyltransferase family protein: MDESRFDLNIISKYRAPLYGISIFWIMLFHGYAKDLVDYSFGQSWLQWFYEFIKVGNVGVDIFLFLSGVCLYFSFVKNHDHYAFIKKRLARVYIPVIAVFFIWWFFKSIIQHSGGWTYLLSRLSLMHFWLTYDASVWFVSLIIILYFAYPYIHDFLFAKGANPEIRCVILVLGALLMNHILGRIWPGFFDGTEIALTRIPVFIIGCWFGKYVYEKKTLPYKNLWIALAVIAAVAFIYICFLGVLHGVVRRYFYTVGGIAWAYVWSLAFAGLDQLRGGKGASYLGRFMGWLGGFSLELYVSHIMLNQVYRSFGFYNEGWLPGYLVVVALAILLAFAAYKLTDPFIKRISGKPRAA; the protein is encoded by the coding sequence ATGGACGAATCGCGCTTTGACTTGAACATCATCAGCAAGTACAGGGCACCGCTGTACGGAATCAGCATTTTCTGGATTATGCTTTTCCACGGGTATGCCAAAGATTTGGTCGATTACTCCTTCGGGCAATCATGGCTGCAGTGGTTCTACGAGTTCATCAAGGTTGGAAACGTCGGTGTCGACATCTTCCTGTTCCTATCGGGCGTATGCCTGTATTTTTCGTTCGTGAAAAACCACGACCACTATGCGTTCATCAAGAAACGGCTGGCTCGGGTATACATCCCCGTTATCGCCGTTTTCTTCATATGGTGGTTCTTCAAGAGCATCATCCAACATAGCGGAGGCTGGACGTATCTGCTCAGCAGACTCTCCCTTATGCACTTCTGGCTAACGTACGACGCCAGCGTGTGGTTCGTGTCTCTGATCATCATCCTGTACTTCGCTTATCCCTATATCCATGACTTCTTGTTCGCCAAGGGCGCAAACCCCGAAATCCGATGTGTCATCCTGGTGTTGGGCGCGCTGCTCATGAACCACATCCTCGGACGCATCTGGCCGGGATTCTTCGACGGAACGGAAATCGCCCTCACACGCATTCCCGTGTTCATTATCGGCTGCTGGTTCGGAAAATACGTTTACGAGAAGAAGACGCTCCCCTATAAGAACCTTTGGATCGCGCTGGCCGTCATCGCGGCCGTCGCATTCATCTACATCTGCTTCCTGGGTGTTCTGCACGGCGTCGTCCGACGCTATTTCTACACGGTCGGCGGCATCGCTTGGGCATACGTTTGGTCCTTGGCTTTTGCCGGATTGGATCAGCTCCGAGGCGGAAAAGGCGCTTCGTACCTCGGCAGATTCATGGGCTGGCTGGGCGGCTTCTCCCTGGAGTTGTACGTGTCGCACATCATGCTTAACCAGGTGTATCGCAGCTTCGGCTTCTACAACGAAGGTTGGCTGCCGGGTTATCTGGTGGTGGTGGCTTTGGCCATCCTGCTTGCATTCGCGGCATATAAGCTGACCGATCCGTTCATAAAGAGAATAAGCGGTAAACCTCGCGCGGCATAA
- a CDS encoding glycosyltransferase, translating to METVKLLSIVVPVYNAGEYFRPCLDSLVRQTMPSEDFEIIIIDDGSDDGSEDVCDEYAERHENIRCFHQPGSGFASAPRNKGIEHACGEYVLFHDADDILWPESCERLVRHALEWGSDVVGFTQRVVDPSTGSFAVVPTHSEQLYSCIPSGHRFMLPMVEVLDARKLFRLSTIKENGIRFANTYSEDFLFAIEVLLKANVVSFASDYPYVDYIQRNESIIHSNDLHPLKTFEKRLEGIQAMLDAIRDSHAECEAYPYLYEKIFGHSAYKLITTSMDRGWGNEVEKMPQLRMALLPYWDEEIAGHLKFTEHAVLDALMNERYGQIPEIRTLAKRVASSRRSHKVAVNSLEEKHPVKPIHDLLGRIPLFLERACLVCQLDKTLFSSVGILSTGKRDYVVGAYRANPAIAYIDSLCVRIHDSNDGWLEAELFEYVLPLKGDQELGGLWCVPVDEGLVGVDGLRYDLKMQVGTCEVTCNNVAASRGISTWLTSSDTSFNGRLTGLKALLECIRGAQTEELEEPLVALLLQKPTYAIITTSMDKRSWEEEKPLLPELKDTIEPLWRPGILDRLSYTERAVLECVIREDYDSIPNVRAARKAEAAKNAEAKGKTKAALKSDAASKTENNSMVRKFQSRFFKG from the coding sequence ATGGAAACAGTGAAACTACTGAGCATTGTTGTTCCCGTCTATAACGCCGGGGAGTACTTCAGGCCGTGTTTGGATTCGCTGGTCAGGCAGACCATGCCTAGCGAGGACTTCGAAATCATCATAATCGACGATGGGTCCGACGACGGTTCTGAAGACGTTTGCGACGAATATGCGGAAAGACATGAGAATATCCGATGCTTTCATCAGCCTGGTTCCGGATTTGCATCTGCGCCAAGGAACAAGGGAATCGAACATGCCTGCGGAGAGTACGTCTTGTTCCATGATGCGGATGACATTCTTTGGCCAGAATCATGCGAACGCCTTGTGCGCCATGCCTTGGAATGGGGCTCGGACGTTGTCGGATTTACCCAAAGGGTGGTCGACCCTTCCACGGGGTCATTCGCTGTCGTTCCGACGCATAGTGAGCAACTATACTCTTGCATCCCAAGTGGACATCGATTCATGTTGCCGATGGTGGAGGTTTTGGATGCCAGAAAGCTATTCCGCCTGTCAACAATCAAGGAGAATGGTATTCGCTTTGCAAACACGTATTCCGAGGACTTCCTGTTTGCAATCGAGGTTCTTCTAAAGGCGAACGTTGTGTCGTTTGCCTCTGACTATCCTTACGTTGATTACATTCAGAGAAACGAAAGCATCATACATAGCAATGACCTGCATCCTCTGAAGACGTTCGAGAAAAGACTCGAAGGAATCCAAGCTATGCTGGATGCCATCCGCGACAGTCATGCAGAGTGCGAAGCGTATCCGTATTTGTATGAGAAGATCTTCGGGCATTCTGCATATAAACTCATTACAACCTCAATGGATCGAGGATGGGGTAATGAGGTTGAGAAAATGCCTCAACTGAGGATGGCTCTGCTGCCGTACTGGGATGAAGAGATCGCTGGGCATTTGAAGTTTACCGAGCATGCAGTGCTCGACGCCTTGATGAATGAACGATATGGGCAGATACCCGAAATACGAACCTTGGCGAAAAGGGTGGCTTCGTCCCGACGTAGCCACAAAGTTGCTGTCAACTCTCTTGAGGAAAAGCATCCGGTGAAGCCCATTCATGATTTGCTCGGTCGTATCCCGCTCTTTCTGGAGCGGGCGTGTCTGGTCTGTCAGCTGGATAAAACCTTGTTTTCTTCAGTGGGCATTCTAAGTACCGGGAAACGCGATTACGTGGTTGGGGCCTATAGGGCCAATCCCGCAATCGCCTACATCGATTCTCTATGTGTTCGCATTCACGACAGCAACGATGGTTGGCTGGAAGCCGAATTATTCGAATACGTCCTGCCTTTGAAGGGCGATCAAGAGCTTGGCGGCTTATGGTGCGTCCCGGTGGATGAGGGTTTGGTCGGGGTTGACGGCTTGCGATACGACCTCAAGATGCAGGTTGGCACCTGTGAAGTCACCTGCAACAATGTTGCGGCGTCGAGGGGTATAAGCACCTGGCTAACGTCTTCCGACACCTCGTTCAACGGAAGGTTGACTGGTTTGAAGGCGCTGTTGGAATGCATTCGTGGTGCACAAACGGAGGAGTTGGAGGAGCCGTTGGTTGCCCTTTTGCTCCAAAAGCCAACATATGCGATCATCACTACGTCAATGGACAAAAGAAGTTGGGAAGAGGAGAAGCCCCTATTGCCCGAACTCAAGGACACCATCGAACCGCTGTGGCGACCTGGAATTCTTGATAGGCTTTCGTATACGGAAAGGGCCGTTCTCGAATGCGTCATTCGAGAGGACTATGATTCGATACCCAACGTTCGTGCTGCAAGAAAAGCTGAAGCTGCCAAGAATGCGGAAGCCAAGGGAAAGACGAAAGCTGCCTTAAAGTCCGATGCCGCATCGAAAACCGAGAACAATTCGATGGTGCGCAAGTTCCAAAGCCGCTTTTTTAAAGGTTAG
- a CDS encoding NlpC/P60 family protein, producing MHSVKCEARFLPIAMMVAAVVLLVFLSGGVAFADDTVAADAMDAEAVGQEQPADDASDSAVADADVPVADGDSAVESEATGGEEPSIAPDAAEPDEAEAETLADGDDQDTGETPEEPAIADGWQEVDGAKYYGQNGEYVRGWLKIDGIWYYFDENTGAMTTGWQKVKNVWYYMDSDGKMTTGWQKVNGTWYYMAKSGAMQTGWLKLEDGTYYMKPGGSMSKGWQKIDDAWYYFANSGRMRTGWLTLDGEKYYLKDNGAAAVGPTTVDGKTYLMRANCKMVQKSGWASYNGKYYYLASDFTLVKGWKQIDGKWYYLKSGGDMATGWLKGTNCWYYMRESGSMATGWQKVSGKWYYFNSNGKMKTGWLKEDGYYYRLGTNGAMLTGWYKVDSTWYYSYKGGKMATDTWIGDYYVMPNGAYSSYSTTYKAGYQNPSQYYQVSSKNVYVDGHGTNFDYVTPSRITRKATRSECVDVFIARAYQYLGTPYMWNYSLQPGVGVDCIGLVYQCAYACGMDLGEFNPYNHYATGPNGWHSHDANNFWNYGSVKHVALADRQRGDILSWNGHVGIYIGNDQMIEATTVSGNVRIASIWAHGVPRGCMRLFV from the coding sequence ATGCATAGCGTGAAATGCGAAGCTCGTTTTCTGCCCATCGCCATGATGGTTGCGGCAGTGGTTTTGCTCGTCTTCCTTTCGGGCGGAGTGGCTTTTGCTGACGATACGGTTGCGGCGGATGCAATGGATGCAGAAGCCGTCGGCCAAGAGCAACCTGCCGACGATGCGTCCGATAGTGCCGTTGCAGATGCCGATGTGCCGGTTGCGGATGGTGATTCTGCGGTCGAGTCCGAAGCTACGGGCGGTGAAGAGCCTTCCATTGCTCCTGATGCCGCAGAACCTGATGAGGCCGAAGCGGAGACGCTTGCAGACGGGGACGACCAGGATACTGGCGAGACTCCCGAAGAACCTGCCATTGCAGATGGCTGGCAAGAGGTTGACGGTGCCAAATACTACGGCCAGAACGGCGAGTATGTGCGTGGATGGCTGAAGATCGATGGCATCTGGTATTACTTCGACGAGAATACCGGTGCCATGACCACAGGCTGGCAGAAGGTGAAAAACGTCTGGTACTACATGGATTCCGATGGAAAAATGACCACGGGCTGGCAGAAAGTCAACGGAACCTGGTATTACATGGCGAAAAGCGGCGCCATGCAGACGGGATGGCTGAAGCTCGAAGATGGCACGTACTACATGAAGCCAGGCGGATCCATGTCCAAGGGCTGGCAGAAGATCGACGATGCCTGGTACTACTTTGCCAACTCCGGCAGGATGCGTACCGGCTGGCTTACCCTTGATGGCGAAAAGTACTACCTGAAGGATAACGGTGCGGCCGCCGTCGGGCCGACGACGGTCGATGGCAAGACGTACCTTATGCGGGCCAATTGCAAGATGGTTCAGAAATCCGGGTGGGCGTCCTACAACGGCAAGTACTATTATCTTGCTTCGGACTTTACGCTGGTCAAAGGCTGGAAGCAGATTGACGGCAAGTGGTATTACCTCAAGTCCGGCGGCGACATGGCCACTGGCTGGCTGAAGGGCACCAACTGCTGGTACTACATGCGCGAATCGGGCAGCATGGCTACAGGATGGCAGAAAGTATCTGGCAAATGGTATTACTTCAACAGCAACGGAAAAATGAAGACCGGCTGGCTGAAGGAAGACGGTTATTACTACAGGCTGGGCACGAACGGTGCCATGCTGACCGGTTGGTACAAGGTTGATTCCACCTGGTACTACTCTTACAAGGGCGGCAAGATGGCCACGGATACTTGGATTGGCGACTACTACGTCATGCCTAACGGTGCGTATTCGAGCTACTCGACCACGTACAAGGCCGGCTATCAAAACCCGTCGCAATACTACCAGGTCAGCAGCAAAAACGTGTATGTGGACGGCCACGGAACCAATTTCGATTACGTCACGCCGAGCCGCATCACACGTAAGGCGACGCGTTCCGAATGTGTCGACGTGTTCATCGCACGCGCGTACCAATACCTGGGCACGCCGTACATGTGGAACTACTCGCTGCAGCCCGGCGTGGGCGTCGACTGCATCGGCCTGGTGTACCAATGCGCCTATGCCTGCGGCATGGACCTGGGGGAGTTCAACCCCTATAACCACTACGCCACAGGTCCGAACGGTTGGCACAGCCACGACGCCAACAATTTCTGGAACTACGGCAGTGTGAAGCACGTGGCTCTGGCTGATAGGCAGCGCGGCGACATCCTTTCCTGGAACGGCCATGTAGGCATCTACATCGGTAACGACCAGATGATCGAAGCGACCACTGTCTCGGGTAACGTTCGCATCGCAAGCATCTGGGCGCACGGCGTTCCGCGCGGCTGCATGCGCCTGTTCGTCTAG
- a CDS encoding galactitol-1-phosphate 5-dehydrogenase: protein MFAAQLQDTKTMEYLELPTPEPGAGQVQVRVHFTGICGSDVPRFHKGAVHNFPLVLGHEFSGEITAVGQGVDASLVGTRVSGIPLEPCGECEDCKNGNFSLCGHYGFVGSRSQGSMAEYVVLPVENVFPLGEKVTDMEGALYEPATVALHGIELANFREGASAIVIGAGTIGILLGQALSGYGAGVVVVSNHSQVRLDAAKAAGLENLVNTSEEGWLETAKAFNGGKGFDYVFDTAGTPKTIIDAMAVAGSKGTVVFVGTPKDDVAFTIREWEMLNRKELTLIGSWMSYSAPWPGVEWVNVDDFFNRGIMRVVPEMIDGVYKLQETATAFDRFVGTEKVRGKILIDSWKEVN, encoded by the coding sequence ATGTTTGCCGCTCAGCTGCAAGACACGAAGACAATGGAATACCTGGAACTGCCGACGCCTGAGCCGGGTGCCGGCCAGGTGCAGGTGCGCGTGCACTTCACGGGCATCTGCGGATCGGACGTGCCGCGCTTCCATAAAGGCGCTGTCCATAACTTCCCGCTGGTTTTAGGCCACGAGTTCTCCGGCGAAATCACCGCGGTGGGCCAGGGCGTCGACGCTTCTCTGGTCGGCACCCGCGTTTCGGGCATTCCTCTGGAGCCCTGCGGCGAATGCGAGGACTGCAAGAACGGAAACTTCTCCTTGTGCGGCCATTACGGCTTCGTCGGCTCCCGTTCTCAGGGCAGCATGGCCGAATACGTGGTCCTGCCTGTCGAGAACGTCTTTCCGCTGGGTGAGAAAGTGACCGACATGGAAGGCGCGCTCTACGAGCCGGCCACGGTTGCCCTCCACGGCATCGAGCTGGCGAATTTCCGTGAAGGCGCCTCGGCTATCGTCATCGGCGCCGGCACCATCGGCATTCTGCTGGGACAGGCCCTGTCCGGTTACGGCGCAGGTGTTGTGGTGGTTTCGAACCACTCCCAGGTGCGACTCGACGCTGCGAAGGCGGCAGGGCTGGAAAACCTGGTCAACACTTCTGAAGAGGGCTGGCTGGAAACCGCCAAGGCTTTCAACGGCGGCAAGGGCTTTGATTACGTGTTCGATACTGCCGGCACGCCCAAGACCATCATCGATGCGATGGCCGTCGCGGGCAGCAAGGGCACGGTGGTGTTCGTCGGCACGCCAAAAGACGATGTGGCCTTCACCATCCGCGAATGGGAGATGCTCAATCGCAAGGAACTTACCCTGATCGGTTCGTGGATGTCCTATTCCGCACCGTGGCCCGGTGTCGAATGGGTAAACGTAGACGATTTCTTCAACCGGGGCATCATGCGCGTGGTGCCCGAGATGATTGATGGTGTTTATAAATTGCAGGAGACGGCTACGGCTTTCGACCGCTTCGTCGGGACGGAAAAGGTCCGTGGCAAGATCCTCATTGACTCATGGAAAGAGGTCAACTAA
- a CDS encoding LicD family protein codes for MADIKTARTQKELDLIEDVMGSSFLEHQSYVTYRDTLLLKATREANLELMRKIDAFCEEHGIKYFVYGKTLAGIVAYQDFLPGYSRIDLGFLRPEMDKFEAAFNALTDEQIEELGFKYNPFFTDKRYKNIRRIYAHIDAIEYTYVEDDLDILYGDNTLPMVIRGMIQATVFDEVPDDFFTRKKFYRQMKRRSVTFRRTIACRHMNEANYEDGYGAIIDRHMLRYKIMPLRLASWRIHHLAKRYQGRGMSNVTRMLSWRSYTVPKSDIGEIQRMNLAGLMVRCPDRPDIWGKEPILETTPELRRLQNDAKEIVVEIDRVCQELGIQYFACGGTMLGYVRHGGFIPWDDDIDIGMLRADYERFKAEAGAILDGDRFFLQTRESDPNIPYLFSKVRMNDTEYITDYNKFRPFHKGICVDVFPFDYIPNDFAEQRSFKSKVRGKAKAHHRVVNRQYPKAQAEEMPTDRKNLDWMIAQNNGKILAKHYWGISLDETQKDYDETVTCYNDVAEEEGLEYVASFVPSYTMAKVEDLYPAQRVEFDGIEIMLPKNPEKFLRMQYGDYMVPPYPHQRVGHDLLFWADAEGVGGGREAENDFFSGENNAGEE; via the coding sequence ATGGCGGACATCAAAACGGCCAGAACGCAAAAAGAACTCGACCTCATCGAAGACGTGATGGGGTCGAGCTTCTTAGAGCACCAGTCGTATGTCACGTACCGTGACACGCTTCTGCTCAAAGCGACGCGAGAGGCCAACCTTGAGCTGATGCGCAAGATCGACGCGTTCTGCGAAGAGCACGGCATCAAGTACTTCGTGTACGGCAAAACCCTTGCCGGCATTGTTGCATACCAGGACTTCCTGCCTGGCTATTCCCGCATCGACCTTGGATTCCTCCGTCCTGAGATGGATAAGTTCGAGGCGGCGTTCAACGCGCTGACCGATGAGCAGATTGAAGAGCTGGGATTCAAGTACAACCCGTTCTTCACGGATAAACGGTACAAGAACATCCGCCGAATCTATGCGCACATCGACGCCATCGAATACACGTACGTTGAAGATGATTTGGACATCCTGTACGGTGACAACACGTTGCCCATGGTCATCCGCGGCATGATCCAGGCCACGGTGTTCGATGAGGTGCCCGACGACTTCTTCACCCGTAAGAAGTTTTACCGCCAGATGAAGCGCCGCAGCGTCACGTTCAGGCGCACCATCGCTTGCCGCCACATGAACGAGGCGAACTATGAAGACGGTTACGGCGCCATCATCGACCGCCATATGCTGCGATACAAGATCATGCCTTTGCGTCTGGCGTCCTGGCGCATCCACCATCTGGCCAAGCGGTATCAGGGCCGCGGCATGAGCAATGTGACCCGCATGCTCAGCTGGCGTTCATACACGGTGCCGAAATCCGACATCGGCGAAATCCAGCGCATGAACCTTGCCGGCCTTATGGTGCGCTGCCCCGACCGTCCTGACATCTGGGGCAAGGAGCCCATTCTGGAAACCACCCCTGAACTGCGCCGTCTGCAGAACGACGCGAAGGAGATCGTGGTCGAGATCGACCGCGTCTGCCAGGAGCTGGGCATCCAGTACTTCGCCTGCGGCGGCACTATGCTGGGATATGTCCGCCACGGCGGCTTCATTCCCTGGGACGACGACATCGATATCGGCATGCTGCGCGCCGACTACGAGCGGTTCAAGGCCGAAGCCGGTGCAATTCTTGACGGCGATCGCTTCTTCCTGCAGACTCGCGAGAGCGACCCGAACATTCCGTACCTGTTCTCGAAGGTTCGCATGAACGATACGGAATACATTACTGACTACAACAAGTTCCGCCCGTTCCACAAGGGCATCTGCGTGGATGTGTTCCCGTTCGACTACATTCCGAATGATTTCGCCGAGCAGCGTTCGTTCAAGAGCAAGGTCCGCGGTAAGGCCAAGGCGCATCATCGCGTGGTCAACCGTCAGTATCCGAAAGCACAGGCCGAAGAGATGCCCACGGACCGCAAGAATCTGGACTGGATGATTGCCCAGAACAACGGCAAGATTCTGGCCAAGCACTACTGGGGCATTTCGTTGGATGAGACCCAGAAGGACTACGACGAGACGGTTACCTGCTACAACGATGTGGCCGAAGAAGAAGGTCTGGAATACGTGGCCAGTTTCGTTCCGTCTTACACGATGGCGAAGGTGGAAGATCTCTATCCGGCCCAGCGTGTTGAATTCGACGGCATCGAAATCATGCTTCCGAAGAACCCTGAGAAGTTCCTGCGCATGCAATACGGTGACTACATGGTTCCGCCGTATCCGCATCAACGAGTCGGCCATGATTTGTTATTCTGGGCCGATGCGGAAGGCGTCGGAGGAGGCCGTGAGGCTGAAAACGACTTCTTCTCAGGCGAGAACAACGCTGGCGAAGAGTAA
- a CDS encoding IspD/TarI family cytidylyltransferase, with protein MTTRYKKYLLLMMGGSGTRFGADVPKQFVEVEGKPTFSYLVEKYAELGFADYTVIVCHRKWVDFTDKWIADLGLEGFDYCVVPGGSSRSESVKNGLTKVAEMATDDDIVFIHDTTHPYVDAAHLGDLSSAAANFGGATMAECQYDTVYGMDPESKELVSVIPRQTVVTGASPEAFKFGLIWPIYKEMDEEHLELYTSAGALALAHDIKMKIVPTDLINLKITYRHDMDAFRELFHNYYF; from the coding sequence TTGACGACACGTTATAAGAAGTACTTGCTGCTCATGATGGGCGGCTCCGGTACGCGTTTCGGTGCTGACGTGCCCAAACAGTTTGTTGAAGTTGAGGGAAAGCCCACGTTCAGCTACCTCGTGGAGAAGTATGCCGAGCTTGGTTTCGCCGACTACACCGTTATCGTCTGCCATCGCAAATGGGTCGACTTCACGGACAAGTGGATTGCGGACCTTGGGCTTGAAGGCTTCGATTACTGCGTGGTCCCAGGTGGCTCCAGCCGCTCGGAATCTGTCAAAAACGGCTTGACCAAGGTGGCCGAAATGGCAACCGACGACGACATCGTATTCATCCACGACACCACGCATCCTTATGTGGATGCCGCCCATTTGGGTGACCTGTCCTCCGCTGCGGCGAACTTCGGCGGAGCGACCATGGCCGAATGCCAGTACGACACCGTGTATGGCATGGATCCCGAAAGCAAGGAGCTCGTAAGCGTTATCCCACGTCAGACCGTGGTGACCGGCGCAAGCCCCGAGGCTTTTAAATTCGGTCTGATCTGGCCCATCTATAAAGAGATGGACGAGGAGCATCTTGAATTGTACACGTCGGCCGGTGCTTTGGCATTGGCCCACGACATCAAGATGAAGATCGTTCCGACCGACCTCATCAACCTGAAGATTACGTACCGCCACGACATGGACGCCTTCAGGGAGCTGTTCCATAACTACTACTTCTAG
- a CDS encoding class II D-tagatose-bisphosphate aldolase, non-catalytic subunit: MHTMQEIVQKNKSGRRVGIYSCCSANEDVIRAALLRAYKTGTPALIESTSNQVNQMGGYTGMTPFDFADFVKGLAEELCVPFSQVILGGDHLGPLPWTNLNEDEAMENACRLAADCVLAGYEKIHLDTSMRVASDDPDQPFLTATCAERGARMCQAAEEAFKEYKKSHPDAVQPVYVIGSEVPVPGGDFNAGEMGVTTASDATNTIRIYREAFERHGLHDVFDRVVGIVIEMGVEFHEFHLDEYNRPRAAETVAAMREEPLCIEGHSTDYQTQKNLGRMVEDGVAILKVGPALTFALRESLFALENIEREIYAETPEVWSNYRDTLEKVMMDDPSSWESYYQGTPNEQRIARAYSFYDRCRYYFAKPEIKAARNKLVENLSGNVIPHCMLSQFLPIQYYRVRRGEIRNEAADIIWDHIGDSIDGYLRATDYCGMGAPEIPMEPR, encoded by the coding sequence ATGCATACCATGCAGGAAATTGTCCAGAAGAACAAGTCTGGACGTCGTGTCGGCATCTATTCGTGCTGCTCGGCAAACGAGGACGTCATCCGTGCGGCGCTGCTGCGTGCCTACAAGACCGGCACGCCGGCCCTGATCGAGTCCACCTCCAACCAGGTGAACCAGATGGGCGGCTACACGGGCATGACCCCGTTTGATTTCGCTGATTTCGTCAAGGGCCTGGCCGAGGAACTCTGCGTTCCGTTCTCCCAGGTCATTTTGGGCGGCGACCATCTGGGCCCGCTGCCTTGGACGAACCTGAACGAAGACGAGGCCATGGAGAATGCCTGCCGCCTGGCAGCAGACTGCGTGCTTGCGGGTTATGAGAAGATCCACCTGGACACCAGCATGCGCGTCGCCTCCGACGACCCCGACCAGCCTTTCCTGACCGCCACCTGCGCCGAGCGCGGTGCCCGTATGTGCCAGGCCGCTGAAGAGGCCTTCAAGGAGTACAAGAAGAGCCATCCTGACGCAGTGCAGCCCGTGTACGTCATCGGCAGCGAGGTTCCCGTTCCCGGCGGCGACTTCAACGCCGGCGAGATGGGTGTGACCACGGCCAGCGACGCCACCAACACCATCCGCATTTACAGGGAAGCCTTCGAGCGCCATGGCCTGCATGACGTGTTCGACCGCGTCGTCGGTATCGTCATCGAGATGGGCGTCGAGTTCCACGAGTTCCATCTGGACGAGTACAACCGCCCGCGCGCTGCCGAAACCGTTGCCGCTATGCGCGAGGAGCCGCTGTGCATCGAGGGTCACTCCACCGACTACCAGACTCAAAAGAACCTGGGCCGTATGGTTGAAGACGGCGTGGCCATCCTCAAGGTGGGCCCGGCTCTGACGTTCGCCCTGCGCGAATCCCTGTTCGCCCTGGAGAACATCGAGCGCGAGATTTACGCCGAGACCCCCGAAGTGTGGTCCAACTACCGCGACACGCTGGAAAAGGTCATGATGGACGACCCGTCCTCCTGGGAATCCTATTATCAGGGTACGCCCAACGAGCAGCGCATCGCGCGTGCGTACAGCTTCTACGACCGTTGCCGCTACTATTTCGCTAAGCCCGAAATCAAAGCCGCGCGTAACAAACTTGTTGAGAATCTGAGCGGAAATGTCATTCCGCACTGCATGCTCAGCCAATTCTTGCCCATTCAGTATTATCGTGTACGTCGTGGCGAAATTCGCAACGAAGCTGCCGATATCATCTGGGACCACATTGGCGACAGCATCGACGGCTACCTGCGCGCTACCGATTATTGCGGAATGGGGGCTCCCGAAATCCCCATGGAACCGCGATAA